A stretch of DNA from Coccidioides posadasii str. Silveira chromosome 1, complete sequence:
AGCAAAACACCCAGCTCTCTCTCTGAAGGGCGCTTCTCCGGTGTGCGGTTTGATGCTTGGCTGGTGAGCCATTGGTTGCAGCACAATTGAAGCTAGTGTGCCCGCGCCGAGCCATGAATGGTGcttgaaagagaaaaactTCCCCATCCCAGCTATCAGAAAACTGACATTCTTAACTCTTTCGTTACCTTCCTTTTTCCAGCACTCCACCTCTTCGTCTCATTCTCTTCTGTATAGAAATTCCATCTAAATTCACAGCTATTGCCCTGTGATTCCCTCTGTTCCCATTGACTTCAACCTCCAACCACCAGTTCCCTcgctcttcctcttctcaCGTCATCCACATAATTCGCCCCAGTGCGCAAAGACCTCAAGCCTCCATAGCTCGAATTTTTGGAGGCCAGTCCGTCGCGACATATCAGTAGACCACCGCGCAGCTCCGGCTGCAAGAATCAACTTTAAATGGCCTCTCCAGACCGTGTTCCCGGCGAGGAATATGAGTATGATTTGCCCTTTCCCTATCAAATTGCCCTCTTCTTCATGCAGGCCAGGGGGTTGGGGGGGGTGCCAAAGACCTTTGAGCTTCTGATGCTAACGGTGCGACCTCCCTTGTGATTAGCTATGAGGCGCTTCCTTCGAATTACTCCCTCGGGCATAATATGATAGCCGGTGCTTTCGCTGGTATTGCGGTATGTCTCCGTTTCTGCGTGTCGCTTCGGCGGTTTCGCCCGTGAAGGACAAACAATATTGGTATAGTAAGAGAGGAAGGCTGACGGTAGCTCCCGTCTAGGAACACTCTGTTATGTATCCAGTCGATCTCCTGAAGGTAAGCCGATCTCCTTTCCAAGTTTCgcaagagagaagagaaccGGTGCTCTTTGGGctctttttcccctcccAGAATCATTTCAGGCTTTCACCTTGCCCAGTACGCCCGTGGCTGATTGTTCTCTCGTTAAACAGACTCGAATGCAAGTTTTGAACCCTTCTGCTGGAGGATTGTATACAGGTCTTAGCAATGCGTTTACTACGATTTCGCGGGTTGAAGGCTGGAGGACACTTTGGAAGGGTGTATCGAGCGTCATTGTCGGCGCTGGTATGACAACACCTAGAATCCCTCGCTTCCAGGCTCGAAGACGCTCTTGCAAATGGCTGATATTCATTGTGCTCAACAGGCCCTGCTCATGCTGTCTATTTCGGCACTTATGAAGTAGTTAAGGACCTTGCCGGAGGTAATGTTGGAGATGGCCACCATCCATTCGCTGCAGGTAAGCATGCCGGCTTGCTCCGATTTCCCAAGCAGGCCCAAAGCAGGCCCAATTGGACCTTGTATTGATTAAATGCGGCTAGGCTTGAGTGGAGCATGCGCAACTATTACAAGTGACGCATTGATGAATCCCTTTGACGGTAAGAAGCTCCTCGTATTCCCCTATCTGAGTATTCCAGATACTAACACTTGATGCTCAGTCATCAAACAACGGATGCAAGTCCATGGCTCTACGCACAAGACCATCTGGCAATGTGCCACAACTGTCTATCGGGCCGAAGGAATGCGCGCTTTCTACGTATCTTATCCGACAACATTGTGCATGACAATTCCTTTCACTGCTACTCAATTTATCGCATACGAATCCACGTCGAAGATAATGAATCCGTCCAAGAAATATGACCCCCTCACCCACTGTGTTGCTGGCGCTTTAGCTGGAGCAGTTGCAGCAGCGGTTACAACACCTCTCGATGTTATCAAGACCGTACTACAAACACGAGGACTCGCAAAGGACGACGAAGTTCGAACCGCTCGCGGTTTATTCAACGCAGCTGCCATTATCAAGAAACAGTACGGCTGGTCTGGGTTTTTCCGTGGAATGCGACCTAGAATCATCGCCACAATGCCAAGCACTGCTATTTGCTGGTGAGTCAGATCGGCGGTCTTGTCGAGCACATTTACCTTTGACTCGCCAAGGGCGCTCCATTTGCGGTAGCACTCGCTAACGTCAATGTAGGAGTTCATACGAAATGGCCAAAGCATATTTCAAGAGACACTACGGCGACTCTGCCGCCTAGACGTTGGTATACCCCCACGCTTTCAGTGCCTCTTCCTTTATTGTGCATATGTTCTGTATCGAAACATGTGCACTAGATTATTCCCTTTAATAATGCGGCAGATTTCTATCCTTTGCTGGATGAAAAAGTATGGAACGGTTTCTCCTGGGTTTAGATTTTATAATTTCACACTTGTCGTTTTTTTACATCTTGAGTTGGGCGTCCAGTGGCAGAGAGGCTTTGTGTGCACCAGAGCATTTCCTTTCCATTCCCTATCCCCTCGTCAGCTGGAAATACATAGGAACGATTGAGCGGAAATTTCTCGCTTTCACTGTTCAAAGCACATAAATCCATCAGATTTGCTCTTATTGGTTGGATCCAGTTCTATCCGGTtggattttcttttgttttctctgctttattttcttcctTTCGGCTATGCGTGCGACTTCAGCCAGTACGCCATCAATTAAATGTGCCAGTTTACCGGTCTTGCGGGGGTAACGCATCCTAGGAAACCCGATGCCAGATGGCGGGACGACGTACCGTTGCGTGAAAATCATTTCGTTGGGAATGGGTCCTGTCTCGGGTATACCCTTACAACTTCTGTCCGTATGTCTTACATTTGTAAGATTCCGATCGTGGGAGTATTCCCGTGACGTCCAGGTTTGCAAGAGTCTCAAATATAATAAATGGATTATTCGCTTGAGCGCGGTGCAGATACACATGCGAACCCATTTGGGATTGAAGAATATTAGGAGATGGGACATTGGCTGGGCGGTAGGCCCTGTACTTAGCGGCGGGAACACGGAGCTCAACGTGGACGAGCTACTCTTAACCCGACGAGGGCCTCGTCATTTGCTACAAAGGCATGGATACGTTCGGGAGCATTTGGACTCGCGACGTTCATGATTCAGCCCCAAGGTGGCAGTGTGTACCCGGTTTGAATATATGAGGAAATCTAATAGTAAAAGATAGGCGCGAATAAATAATCTTGACGCCTTAGAAGCAAGTAGTCAGACGGCAGAGACCTGCTGCAAGAAGACTTAGCAATGCACCACACCAGATAGTTCAAATCTAGCGACAATCGCAGATCGGATTCACGGATTCACGGACCTTTCGGGTTGAAGAATCACGATGTGTTGGGAAGCCCCTCTCGGCAACGGGGTCTGTTGGTATATCCTCGCAGATCTCATGGAATCGGGTTCTTTCAAATCAGCTAACAGTATGAATGTGAAAGGGGACTGGTTCGGTTCCAGTTGGCCCTTGTTAATCAATTTTGCTTCTCAGATGAGGCCTTTCCAGGAGGATTACGAGGGCATTGGAAACACCGAAGTTGCAGTCCGAGGAGTAAAATAGAAACGGAGAAATATGTACAAAAAGGGCAAAAACTGTTAGGGATATTGAAAACTCACCCCCTGGCTGATTGGCCTTTTTGCCTAACTAGGTGGTCTATGAAAAATATCGTTTTCAGCTATTTCGATAGTCCCCTTTTTCAAGTCCTACATAGGCCCATAGGTCTCCCGAATTGACTATCCCATTGTGTATTCAGCCTGCACCTTGCGCCGCTAATTTGCGGGGGTATGCAAGTCGTCTTTTCTCGAGCCAGAGCAGAGGCCAGCGCGCAGCCATCATACCCGCATGCGAGTCTCTCAAAGTATGATAGAAGGAAATGAACTCGGGCTCGAATCTGAGTCCAGTTAATATTTATGTAGGGGAGTAGCCGTTGCAGATTCTGTTGCTGGCCGTGACACTGTGGTATGATGCGGAACGACGGCCTCTCAAGAGTTGGCACCTCGACGTCATACAACTCCCCCAGCAGGGACAATTCCACCAGAGACCTCGTCGTTTTACAATCCCTAATGACGAACCGAATTTGGACTTGAGCAATTCCGGCCATACCGTCCGAGGCCTTATGACCCGTTAACTGAACTTCTTTTCATCCACCACCGCTTGCGCGGCGGGGTGGACTCTTCAGACAACGAAACGCCGGAACAGGAGCCACGAGCGAACCACAGAACGACTTAACGTCATTCCCCAGCCAAATAACGGACGA
This window harbors:
- the MRS3/4 gene encoding Fe(2+) transporter (EggNog:ENOG410PGAR~COG:C~BUSCO:10279at33183) codes for the protein MASPDRVPGEEYDYEALPSNYSLGHNMIAGAFAGIAEHSVMYPVDLLKTRMQVLNPSAGGLYTGLSNAFTTISRVEGWRTLWKGVSSVIVGAGPAHAVYFGTYEVVKDLAGGNVGDGHHPFAAGLSGACATITSDALMNPFDVIKQRMQVHGSTHKTIWQCATTVYRAEGMRAFYVSYPTTLCMTIPFTATQFIAYESTSKIMNPSKKYDPLTHCVAGALAGAVAAAVTTPLDVIKTVLQTRGLAKDDEVRTARGLFNAAAIIKKQYGWSGFFRGMRPRIIATMPSTAICWSSYEMAKAYFKRHYGDSAA